The Metabacillus sp. B2-18 genome has a window encoding:
- a CDS encoding ABC transporter ATP-binding protein: MFVDIKNLSYTYKNTNEPTIKDFSLQMKKGDIISILGESGSGKSTILRLIAGLEIPMSGSITMNNRRIFDERTYIPPEKREVGMVFQDYALFPHMTVANNIKYGLRKMNKKEKKERIEEMLSLVNLSKYKDRYPFELSGGQQQRVALARALAPAPTLLVFDEPFSNLDTYLQIRIRDELREILKQTGITSIFVTHDQEDAKVLADEIIYLENGKMIWKGTPEELLPYSQGSQLNHMKEKEVYKSVP, encoded by the coding sequence GTGTTTGTAGATATAAAGAACTTATCCTATACGTATAAAAATACGAATGAACCAACCATTAAGGATTTCTCCCTACAAATGAAAAAGGGAGACATCATCTCTATTCTCGGTGAAAGTGGGAGTGGGAAAAGTACAATCTTACGATTAATTGCAGGGTTAGAAATTCCAATGAGTGGATCGATAACCATGAACAATCGAAGGATTTTTGATGAACGGACGTATATACCACCTGAAAAAAGAGAAGTGGGTATGGTCTTTCAAGATTATGCACTATTTCCACATATGACAGTTGCGAATAATATAAAGTATGGCTTACGAAAGATGAATAAAAAGGAAAAAAAAGAAAGAATTGAGGAAATGCTCTCTTTAGTGAACCTATCCAAATATAAAGATCGATACCCTTTTGAGTTAAGTGGAGGGCAGCAACAACGTGTTGCACTTGCAAGAGCATTAGCACCTGCTCCCACTTTATTAGTATTCGATGAACCATTTAGCAATCTTGATACTTATCTCCAAATTAGAATAAGGGATGAGTTGAGAGAGATTTTAAAACAAACAGGGATTACATCTATTTTTGTAACTCATGATCAAGAAGATGCAAAAGTTCTTGCTGACGAAATAATTTATTTAGAAAATGGAAAAATGATATGGAAGGGCACACCAGAAGAATTATTACCCTATTCTCAAGGTAGCCAGCTTAATCATATGAAAGAGAAAGAGGTGTATAAGAGTGTGCCATAA
- a CDS encoding MBOAT family O-acyltransferase, whose protein sequence is MDNDRVISCIAFENFLLGDWMTFISIEFLLFLAIIVFTYYLIPHRFRWLLLIIASYVFYAILSVQFIPLLLTSTAFTYFTGIVIEKQETKKQKKKVMLVGISGLLFFLGWFKYFNFVNDSFRAIAKYMDWNYTLPYQEIVLPLAISFYTFQAVSYLVDIYYGKQKAEKHYGYFSVYFAFFPQLVAGPIERAKKLLPQFKQEQILDYENLNYGIKRIAWGFFKKTLIADRLAPIVSSVFDSPNPTGSQIVLATILFSIQLFTDFSALSDIAIGSARMLGIKLTENFKQPHFAVSISDFWSRWHITLSTWLRDYIFVPLCKGKKKRSEIYVAIVITFLVSGIWHGAAWTFVIWGLIHGFYRVFGDYTKHFRAQIASFIRIDRTPELHKWVKIAITFLLVCFSRVFFRTDTVTQAFENAQLFLKLSSWRFSGIMKAFEIFSLLDLVIFISFYIVVQLFYYIERKNVSAWEFLSQGSVYARFAFYIFIIFSVLVFGATGKGFIYGGF, encoded by the coding sequence TTGGACAATGATAGGGTTATCTCTTGCATCGCATTTGAAAATTTTTTATTAGGTGATTGGATGACTTTTATATCAATTGAGTTTCTTCTATTCTTAGCAATAATTGTATTTACTTATTATTTAATCCCCCATCGATTCAGATGGCTTCTTTTAATAATTGCAAGCTACGTTTTTTACGCAATACTGAGTGTTCAATTTATACCTTTACTACTTACTAGCACAGCCTTCACTTATTTTACTGGGATTGTAATCGAAAAACAGGAGACAAAAAAACAAAAGAAAAAAGTCATGCTAGTTGGTATTTCAGGATTATTGTTTTTTCTCGGTTGGTTTAAATATTTTAATTTTGTAAATGACTCATTTCGAGCGATAGCAAAATACATGGATTGGAATTATACCTTACCATATCAAGAAATTGTCCTGCCTTTAGCCATTTCTTTTTATACCTTTCAGGCAGTTAGTTACCTTGTAGATATCTACTATGGAAAGCAAAAGGCAGAAAAACATTACGGCTATTTCTCGGTCTATTTTGCATTTTTTCCACAATTGGTTGCTGGGCCGATTGAACGTGCTAAGAAATTGCTTCCTCAATTTAAACAAGAACAAATTTTAGACTATGAAAATTTAAATTACGGCATAAAACGAATTGCATGGGGTTTTTTTAAGAAGACCTTAATTGCCGATCGACTAGCTCCTATTGTGTCGAGTGTGTTCGATAGTCCGAACCCGACTGGGTCTCAAATTGTACTCGCTACGATTCTATTTTCGATCCAATTGTTCACTGATTTTTCAGCACTTAGTGATATAGCCATTGGTTCTGCTAGAATGCTAGGGATTAAGCTGACAGAAAACTTTAAGCAACCTCACTTTGCCGTTTCGATATCCGATTTTTGGAGTAGATGGCATATCACGCTCTCTACATGGCTAAGGGACTATATTTTTGTTCCATTATGTAAGGGGAAAAAGAAGAGAAGTGAAATTTATGTTGCCATTGTGATCACCTTCTTAGTTAGTGGAATATGGCATGGAGCTGCTTGGACGTTTGTGATCTGGGGTCTCATTCATGGATTTTATCGTGTCTTTGGAGATTATACAAAGCATTTTCGTGCACAAATCGCTTCATTTATTCGAATAGATAGAACTCCAGAGCTGCATAAATGGGTGAAAATTGCAATAACTTTCCTGCTAGTTTGCTTTTCAAGAGTATTTTTTCGAACGGATACTGTTACACAAGCATTTGAAAACGCTCAGCTTTTTCTAAAATTAAGCTCTTGGAGATTCTCGGGGATTATGAAAGCATTTGAAATTTTTTCGTTGCTAGATTTAGTGATTTTTATTTCATTTTATATTGTTGTACAATTATTTTACTATATTGAAAGAAAAAATGTTTCAGCATGGGAATTTCTATCGCAAGGCTCGGTCTATGCTAGATTTGCCTTTTATATTTTTATTATTTTTTCGGTCCTTGTTTTCGGGGCTACAGGTAAGGGGTTTATTTATGGTGGGTTTTAA
- a CDS encoding ABC transporter permease, translating to MRFVQQVKRQLNVWAVLSFLFILFILLPNFLIGTHFFTTPNENWNHIKDYLLKEIVMNTLFLMSFTGFFTTIIGTSLAWIVTAYQFPFRKFFRWGLILPLAIPPFIGAYTYHGILNYTGIIQATLRNQFDIKVNQDYFNIMTIPGAIFIFTMFLFPYIFVITKSFFQNQSSSIVENARLLGGGPFEIFFRVILPISRAAIVGGVTIVMLEVINDYGVVKYYGIQTFITSIFQTWFAMDDLDSAFKLAGTLMIVVIAVLILEKFIRGRKRFSYTTTKIRPIQPKEVQGPKAWLLTFYCLSIFTFAFAIPFIQLIHWIYMTYERIVSMKFIELVRNSFFAGSISAVMVVVIGLIIANYTRIHKGIVPKLFSKITVLGYSVPGAIIAIGIITIFIALDQWIISLFAFFGKNPFIVFRTSIVMLISAYVIRFLTVGYSSIEAGFEKIGTNFTEASRTLGVSTVKTFFRIDIVMVRGAVVGGFILVFVDILKELPLTLLLQPFNFHTLATKAFQYANDEMMSEAASASMMIILISGISIYFFHKVLDKEGQN from the coding sequence ATGAGGTTTGTTCAACAAGTGAAGCGACAACTTAATGTATGGGCAGTTCTTAGTTTTTTATTTATTTTATTTATTTTATTACCGAATTTTTTAATTGGCACACATTTCTTTACAACCCCCAATGAAAACTGGAATCATATAAAAGATTATTTATTAAAAGAAATCGTAATGAATACGTTATTTTTAATGAGTTTTACAGGATTTTTCACAACGATTATTGGGACGAGTTTAGCATGGATTGTCACCGCTTATCAGTTTCCTTTTCGAAAATTTTTTAGATGGGGATTAATCTTACCATTAGCCATTCCACCATTTATTGGGGCTTATACGTATCACGGAATCTTAAATTACACAGGAATTATTCAAGCCACTTTAAGAAATCAATTTGATATAAAAGTGAATCAGGACTACTTCAATATAATGACTATTCCAGGGGCTATATTTATATTCACGATGTTTTTATTCCCTTACATATTTGTTATAACAAAGAGCTTCTTTCAAAATCAATCTTCTTCTATTGTTGAAAATGCGAGACTTTTAGGTGGAGGACCATTTGAGATATTTTTCCGGGTCATCTTACCGATTTCAAGAGCTGCTATTGTTGGTGGTGTAACGATTGTCATGCTTGAGGTCATTAATGATTATGGCGTCGTTAAATATTATGGAATTCAAACATTTATCACCTCCATTTTTCAAACTTGGTTTGCAATGGATGATCTTGATTCTGCCTTCAAGTTAGCTGGAACATTGATGATTGTTGTTATAGCTGTTCTCATCTTAGAGAAATTCATAAGAGGAAGAAAAAGATTTAGTTACACTACTACAAAAATTAGACCGATACAACCTAAGGAGGTTCAAGGTCCAAAAGCTTGGTTGTTAACCTTTTACTGTTTATCTATTTTTACCTTTGCTTTTGCTATTCCATTCATACAACTCATTCATTGGATTTATATGACCTATGAAAGAATTGTATCCATGAAATTTATTGAGTTAGTAAGGAATTCTTTTTTTGCTGGATCAATCTCAGCTGTGATGGTTGTTGTGATTGGACTAATAATTGCCAACTATACTCGCATACACAAGGGGATAGTTCCGAAGTTGTTCTCAAAGATAACGGTACTAGGCTATTCTGTGCCAGGAGCTATCATTGCCATAGGAATTATTACAATTTTCATAGCTTTGGATCAATGGATCATCTCATTATTTGCATTTTTTGGTAAAAATCCTTTTATTGTTTTCCGAACAAGTATAGTGATGTTAATTTCTGCATATGTCATTCGATTTCTTACGGTTGGTTATAGTTCCATTGAAGCAGGATTTGAGAAAATTGGTACTAATTTTACCGAAGCTTCGAGAACTTTAGGAGTATCAACTGTAAAAACCTTTTTTCGTATAGATATTGTGATGGTACGAGGGGCAGTAGTGGGCGGATTTATCCTTGTCTTTGTAGATATTTTAAAAGAACTTCCCCTTACGCTATTATTACAGCCCTTTAATTTTCATACATTAGCAACGAAAGCTTTTCAGTATGCGAATGATGAAATGATGAGTGAAGCAGCCTCTGCTTCCATGATGATTATCCTCATCAGTGGAATTAGTATTTACTTCTTTCATAAAGTACTTGATAAGGAGGGACAAAACTAG
- a CDS encoding Fe(3+) ABC transporter substrate-binding protein, with translation MKRSMKALFVALTTFTIIFISGCGQSNETTTEFATGKNGAVNLYTSRHYDTDTAIYKKFEDQTGIKVNIVQGNGSELMERLEREGEATEADVFLTSDAGNLARLKEKGLTQSAASEVLETNIPEKLRDTDNEWFGLTKRARVIVYAKDRVNPADLSTYEALTDAKWQGKVLIRSSENIYNQSLLASFIELNGEEKAKEWAAGVVANMAREPKGGDIDQVKAVVAGEGDIAISNTYYVGRLLNSTNPEDVKIAEQVGIFFPNQETTGTHINISGATVTKHAKNVDNAVKFLEFLSSEEAQAAFAEGNNEYPVNESVDATETLKSWGEFKEQDINLTILGENNARAIQIFNEVGWK, from the coding sequence ATGAAGAGATCTATGAAAGCCTTATTCGTTGCTTTAACAACATTTACAATCATTTTTATATCTGGTTGTGGGCAATCAAATGAAACTACAACTGAATTTGCTACTGGGAAAAATGGAGCTGTGAACCTTTATACAAGCAGGCATTATGATACAGACACTGCAATTTACAAAAAATTTGAAGATCAGACAGGCATTAAAGTAAATATCGTTCAAGGTAATGGCAGTGAATTAATGGAACGACTCGAGCGAGAAGGAGAAGCAACTGAAGCGGATGTGTTTTTAACATCTGATGCTGGTAATTTAGCTCGTCTGAAGGAGAAGGGGTTAACACAATCTGCTGCAAGTGAAGTATTAGAAACAAACATTCCAGAAAAACTGCGTGATACTGATAATGAATGGTTTGGGTTAACAAAGCGGGCCCGTGTAATCGTATATGCGAAGGACCGTGTAAATCCAGCGGACCTATCAACGTATGAAGCATTAACAGATGCTAAATGGCAAGGAAAAGTGCTCATTCGTTCTTCCGAGAATATATACAATCAATCTCTTCTTGCATCTTTCATTGAATTAAATGGTGAAGAAAAGGCGAAAGAATGGGCAGCTGGTGTAGTAGCTAACATGGCACGAGAGCCTAAAGGTGGAGATATCGATCAGGTGAAAGCGGTAGTTGCAGGTGAAGGAGATATTGCAATTTCCAATACCTATTATGTTGGGAGATTACTAAATTCAACGAATCCAGAAGATGTAAAGATTGCCGAGCAAGTTGGAATATTTTTCCCTAACCAAGAGACAACTGGAACACACATCAACATAAGTGGGGCTACAGTGACAAAGCATGCCAAAAACGTGGACAATGCTGTTAAGTTCCTTGAATTCTTATCAAGTGAAGAAGCACAAGCAGCATTTGCAGAAGGAAATAATGAATATCCGGTGAATGAATCTGTAGATGCTACTGAAACATTAAAGTCGTGGGGAGAGTTTAAGGAGCAGGACATTAACTTAACAATCCTAGGTGAAAACAATGCACGTGCTATTCAAATTTTCAATGAAGTTGGTTGGAAATAA